From the genome of Pseudomonadota bacterium:
GTGTTGTTTTATTTCGGGCTGAGCAGAATCCGTTGCTCTTTTCCCAGGTTTGCCGCCTGAGATACCGGGTCTTCTGCGAGTATCTAGGGTGGACCATCCCACATACAGATCTTCTCGAATTTGATGAATTCGATACTTCGGCCATTCACTGCGCGCTTGTTGAGGCAGGATCTGTTGTCGGCGGTTGGAGGGCTCTTCCAACAACCTCCCCTTATCTTCTGGAGAAATATTTTGCCATTCTTCTGAGAGGCGAGCCACCACCTCATTCCAAGAATGTCTGGGAGATCAGCCGATTTGCCATTGATCCATATCATCAGGATCGTTGGGAGTTTGGAAAACAGCTTGCGCACGCCTTTGTCGACTTTGGCAGCAATATCGGGGCCACAGAGCTGATTGGGGTTACAGAGCCTGCTTTCGAAAGGTTCCTTCGGGCAGCCGGCTTGGTTGTCAAGCGTACTTCAGGACCGGTTGTGATGGGATATGCAAAGGGCAAACCGGTACAGACCACGCTAATTTCCTGTCCTATTCCCAATCGCGTCTCTTCTCCCCTGCAACAGCAGGCAGTTTCTGACTTTAACCTGAGGGGAAAGTCTCATGTTAAACGCGCTTAAGAACTGTTTTCTTGGAGATCTGCCTGAATTCTCAAAAGACCCGCTGGGGTTTGTTGAAAGAATTGCGGCTGGCCAGAAAAAACCTGTTGTTTTCCAGCTCGGTGGCCGATGCACAACACTGATTTCGCGACCATCCGGAATCCGGCATGTCCTGCTGGACAAGCGGGAGCGGTATACCAAGGGCGCCGAGCAGAAAAAGATGCGGTCCCTCATGGGAGAGGGACTCATAACATCAAACGGGGACCGCTGGCAGGATGCCCGAAACGCCATGCGGACAACTTTCACGGCAGCAAACCTGACAAAAGGACTGGAACTGGCACTTGCTACCATGATGAACGAAGTCGCTCTCCTTGCTGGTCAAACAGACAGGGAAATTGACCTGAAACCTCTTCTGGGTCGAATGACTATCCGTATGGCAGCTGCCGCCCTTTTTCATGAGCGTTTCGATATCCGCACAAGTGAAATGGTTTATGAGGCGTGTCTCGTAGCGCATCATCGCCTCACAAATTCCATGATGAGTCTTGTGGATATCTCGATGTTTTTCCCTACCAGGGAGAAAAGAGAGTACCAGAAGGCTGTTTCAGACATTGAGGGCGTCATTGCGGAATTGGTCCGAAATCCAAAAGGACTGCTGAAAGATGTTCTGCCTCTGGTTGGAATATATGGGGCTGATGTTCTTCGGGATGAGTCCATCACAATGCTCATTGCTGGTTTTGAAACAACAGCTACTGCCGCGTGCTGGCTTGTCTATGCCCTTGCTGAAAATCCCCATTTGGCAGATTGGATCNNNNNNNNNNGAAGTCGACTCTGCCCTGAATCAGGCCGAAGGAGGAATTGACCCAGCATTCATCCGACAGATGCCTCGGACAAAAGCTCTGGTCCAGGAAATCTTGCGCCTTTACCCATCCGCGTGGTGGTTCGCGAGACAGGCTTTGACAGATGATGTAATTGATGGAGTCCCGGTCAAAAAGGGATCGTCTGTACTGATCTGCCCTTGGGTATTGCACCGACATCCGGATCTTTGGTCCGACCCCGAAAAGCTGGATCCGGAAAGATTTATGCAGGATCAGGAACGGGACAAGTTTTCATACATACCTTTTGGTGCTGGCTCGCGCATGTGTATAGGGGCTCATCTTGGAACATCAGAGCTTGTCGGAATTGCCGCTGCCTTTGTTTCGGCATTCGAACTGAAAGCCCTATCAGGTCCATTGCAATCCCTGAAACCCTATGGGGGATTGACGCTGGCGCTACCTGATGGCGGTCTGAAAATAACACTCAAGCCACGTCCTTTAACTGGAGGTACAAATGCCTGAAACAGTGAAATCAAAAAAAACCCATAATATATCCCAACCCATACTCTCCCCGGATGGAGAGATAACGGCCTGGATTATGTGCAAGACCCTCGCTGTTGTAGCAGAGGAAATGGAAAATCTAAATCTTGTCTCGATAGCAAGGGATATAAGAAGGGTACAGGCTGACACTACAGCAGTAATTGCCAGATCCTTTTTGGAAAATGGTCCTGAAGAATGATTATCTATTATTGGCGTGTGTTGTTCTTAGGGGATTATGATTATGATCAAATACATATCCATTCAGAAAATCTTCCATCCGGGAAGCGGGAATTGCCAAGCCATACAGATGCCAGATCACGCTTCCGCAATGAAAGCAGACTTCCCTGGCGCAGATAGTATCAATGCGAAAGATGTTCAGAACGAAGCGCCTTTCACAGCAGGAATAACTCCCTAAAATCATGGTTCTCCATCTTTGGTTATCAGCAGCTTATCTGCATTCCTGAAAAAATCCTCAAGTGGCACGTCCAACAAGATGGAAATCTGATACAGTCTGCCAGCAGACAATCGATTTTTGCTATGTTCATATTTGTAAACCTGCTGCTAGGCAATCCCTATCAACTTCCCAAATTTTTGCAGAGAAAGGCCCTTCCGGGACCTGATAATTCTCAGGTTTTTCCCGAGAAGGACATCTATCGGGGCTGGAATGTTGCCGCGCCTTGGCATTGGTAATCCTTTCATTTCACCGCACTCTCCGAACTCAGAGTATGTTTTCATAATGGGGGTCAGCGAAAACCTTTATAATGGAAATTAACTTTTCGCGAAGCTTCTCAGGCACATTCCTTAGCATGTTTATATAAACTGCTTCCTGAGGTGTTAGCAGGGTGCCTTTCGGACTGGCGCCGGAATTCCCGAAGAACTTTTCTATCGGCACATCTAGAATGACAGAAAGTTGATAGAGGCGGCTTGCACTAATGCGATTAAGGCCCCTTTCGTATTTCTGAAGCTGTTGGAAAGAAACTCCCAGCTTTCCCGCCAGTTTTTCCTGAGTCCAGCCTTTCAGCAGGCGCATAACCTTGAGAAATTCTCCTACTTGGACATCTATGGGATGGGGGCCGTCACCCCGTTTCATTATAAAAAGTTCCGACATCCTTCTCTCCGGGTGATGTTGTTCTTATTTTGTTTTTTACCTCAAAGGAAATCGCTTATATATTGAACATTCTTTTTTGTATATATAGACGAAGTGAAATTAACAAGAATTTGACCAAAAAGTTAACGTAGCAGGGCCCCTCCAAGGAGAGGCAGGTCTGGTTTGTAAAGCCAACGGCAAAGGGATATCTTGCAAGAGCCTGTAACTAATATCTGGATGTCTGTGACCTAAGACAGGTCGCAGGGATGATAGTGACATCCCTTGCAAGTACATTTATCGACGGATTTCAGTTATGAGAAACCTGTGCCACCCTGAAGGGAATAACTTTTCCATCCTGAATAACACTGTCCAGGTGGTCGGCCCAGAACTGCATCATCTTATGCCGCTCCGGAAGGTACTCAGCCCGGTTATAGGCTCCCCGGACCTCGTTCCGCTCACAGTGGGCCAGCTGGCGCTCGATCACGTCAGAGCGGAAACCGGCCTCGTTAAGGTATGTGCTGGCGACAGATCGGAATCCGTGACCCGTCATCTTGCCCTTGTATCCCAATCGGTAGAGGGCAAACAGCAGGGTATTGTTGCCCAGCTATTACATGATGCACAGGCAGACAACCAATCGGTAGAGGGCAAACAGCAGGGTATTGTTGCTGATGGGCTTGGCGAAGCTCTGACCCGGAAAGACGAAGCTGCTTTCTCCGGCAAGAATCTTCAGTTCCTCACCGTCAAACAGTCTGTACGGCCTGTCCTTCGGCTTTGCATTACGGCATGCCAGCTCGGTCAGTTTCATGGGGGTATATTTCCTGCGGGGGTATTTCTGTACCCCCAGATTCACCGGATGTAAACGGACCATAGGGGACGTCGGCAGACGATCAGGTGCTTATCAGGCGCCAGTTTTTCAGGTTTTCCGGACTTTAATGGACGTCTTTGAACAAGGAAATGGTGGAAGGGGCAGGATTCGAACCTGCGTACGCTGACGCGGGCAGATTTACAGTCTGCTGCCTTTAACCACTCGGCCACCCTTCCACAGGTTTTTCATAAAAATGAAAAGCAGGAGGGGCACTATGAGGATTTTCCGGAAAAAGTCAACGGCTGCTGTCATCTCCGGGTGTATTGTCCAGCATGGCCTTCTGCATCTTTTCCAGGGCGCGGACCTCGATCTGGCGGACACGCTCGCGGCTGATGCCATATTCCCGGGACAGGTCCTCAAGGGTTGAGGGCTCGTCCTGCAGGCGTCG
Proteins encoded in this window:
- a CDS encoding GNAT family N-acetyltransferase, coding for VVLFRAEQNPLLFSQVCRLRYRVFCEYLGWTIPHTDLLEFDEFDTSAIHCALVEAGSVVGGWRALPTTSPYLLEKYFAILLRGEPPPHSKNVWEISRFAIDPYHQDRWEFGKQLAHAFVDFGSNIGATELIGVTEPAFERFLRAAGLVVKRTSGPVVMGYAKGKPVQTTLISCPIPNRVSSPLQQQAVSDFNLRGKSHVKRA
- a CDS encoding cytochrome P450 codes for the protein MLNALKNCFLGDLPEFSKDPLGFVERIAAGQKKPVVFQLGGRCTTLISRPSGIRHVLLDKRERYTKGAEQKKMRSLMGEGLITSNGDRWQDARNAMRTTFTAANLTKGLELALATMMNEVALLAGQTDREIDLKPLLGRMTIRMAAAALFHERFDIRTSEMVYEACLVAHHRLTNSMMSLVDISMFFPTREKREYQKAVSDIEGVIAELVRNPKGLLKDVLPLVGIYGADVLRDESITMLIAGFETTATAACWLVYALAENPHLADWI
- a CDS encoding cytochrome P450, giving the protein EVDSALNQAEGGIDPAFIRQMPRTKALVQEILRLYPSAWWFARQALTDDVIDGVPVKKGSSVLICPWVLHRHPDLWSDPEKLDPERFMQDQERDKFSYIPFGAGSRMCIGAHLGTSELVGIAAAFVSAFELKALSGPLQSLKPYGGLTLALPDGGLKITLKPRPLTGGTNA
- a CDS encoding helix-turn-helix domain-containing protein is translated as MSELFIMKRGDGPHPIDVQVGEFLKVMRLLKGWTQEKLAGKLGVSFQQLQKYERGLNRISASRLYQLSVILDVPIEKFFGNSGASPKGTLLTPQEAVYINMLRNVPEKLREKLISIIKVFADPHYENIL